The region GTCTTGAGGGAAAAATAGGCGATCACTGCACCAAGCAACGAGGCAGCCTGCGAGAGAAGGTTGTAAAAAAATGCCTTTTGCCTTGTATAGCCGCTTTCAAGGAGAATTGCAAAATCACCCATTTCCTGTGGAATTTCATGGGCAAAAACAGCTACAGTAGTTGCTACCCCGAAAGATCTATCCGTCATGAAGGCTACAGCAATAACGACGCCATCCACAAAATTATGGAAGGCATCCCCGAAAAGGATGAGAGTGCCTGCCCTTGTATGGATCTCACAGTTATCATCGTGACAGTGCCGCCAGATCACCGACTTTTCGAGGAGAAAAAAGAGTAAAATACCGAAAAGTATGGTAGCCGAGGTGGGGAGTGTGGAAGAGAGCATTAACGCCTTCGGTATCATACCGAGAAAGGCTGCGCCGAGAAGCGTTCCAGTGGCATAGCTTACAAGAGAAGAAATAAGCGCCCGGCTTTTAACTTTAGAGCAAAGAAGTACAAATGATGCCCCCACAACTGCCCCAATACTTCCAAGCAGGGTAGCCATAATGATCCATGATAAGAGCGCCATACCTGCATACCTCCTTTTCTATCTTCCATTTTTCAGATTATTGGGAATCCGCTTTCTGTCTTTCTACCTCCGATTCCTCTGCTGGATGCGGCACTGTAATCGGTTCTATTTCACTGTTGCGATATCTCTCTATGACCTCGCGCACCGTTGAGCCTGTCTCTGCCCTGTAAATGTCGATAAAATTGTCTTTCAGCATGTAAAAAGAGATCTCCCCGATCTTAGGGGTAAAGACGAGGTCCAGGTTGTGTTTTATAACGGCCTTTATTACCCTTACCCCTATGTGTATGCGATTCTTTTCACCGAGAAACTCGTTGTAATAGAAATCTTCTATCTCTGCTCCCCCTTTGTTGTCCAGTTTCAGAATGATGAAATAAGGCGCCCTACCAAAGTGGCCATGAATCTTGGAATCTAATCCGGAAATATCACTGACCGGGATAATGGCTGACACAGTATCCTGTTTTACAGGTTCAACATGGACAAAAACCGATTCAATCTGGCTGTAATCCCTCGATACGAGATCTTCGATGCTATCTGCAAGTTCATGTGCTTTGTATACGGAGACCGAGGGACCTGTTGCGATGTTACATTCTACCATTTTGAATGGCCCGGACTGGCGTATCTTTACATCACCCACGCCTTTAACACCACCGACGGCAGATATCTTCTCCTCTATCTCTGCCTGTAGCTTTGGGTCGAGGTTTGCATCCAGAAGGATCAGAACCGGCTTCCATACGTTTTTCACGCCGAGCCTGATAATGAGCAGGGCAATGAGCATCACAATAGAACCCTCGATGTAGGGAATCTTTGCATGGGCTAAAAGAATGCCTGCGAGAACGACCAATGAGGTGCCAATATCGAGAAACGCTTCGGATGCATTAGCCAGAAGTGCCCCGGAATTGATTGAAACGCCTGTTTCTTTTTCCATCTTTGCCACAAAATATGATGCGGCAACGGATATGCTGCTTACCAGGACCGGCAGCACCGGGAATGCGTGGTGAGGAGCCAGGAGAAAAAGCTTTTTGTATCCCTCAGCCAGGTTTTCAAAACCGGCCCATACGACAAGAACGCCAATTACAAGGGTAACAAAGGTTTCGGCTTTATATAGCCCGTAGGGAAATCTCGCGCTCTCCTTTCGGGAGGCAAGCCAGAGTCCAAACCAGGATGCAAAAATAGCGAGCACGTCAACGCCGCTGTGGAAGGCGTCTGCAATGAGGATTCTGGAGTCAAAGAGATAGCCGGTGAAAAATTTAGCAACCGCAAGGAGGAGTATGGCAATAGTTGCGGTAAGGGCTACCCTTTGACCCCGTTTGAGCGACTCAATGTGACTATTCGTGCTTTCCACGGCTCACCATGTAGACTGCTATTCGATTTTCAGAAATTGACGGGCCATAAAAGAACCGCACTGCGGACATTTTCTCTGAAAACAGGGGATACCCGGCTCATGGGGGACTACAAGGCCGCATTGAGGACAGATACAGTTCGTAGGGGGGCCACCTTGCCCAAAACCTCCCATCCCTCTTCTTTTTCCTGCCCTGCCTTGCTTGATCATTTTTGCTGAGCCTCTACCTTTTCCAAAACCGAATGGCACTCATTACCTCCGCTTAATATATTTTTATGCTAAACCTCTATGGTCCGCCCTACCTTAATATCAATGAAGTTTTCCTTGTATGACTCCTTAAAGATTTTCGCAGCATCTTCGCCCGTACAGTGGCCTGGTCCCACATATTCTACATCTAACTGCCTGAATTTTTCATTGATATGTTTTATTTTATTGATAGGCTCATCAAGGAGATGAAAACCGCCCATCAAGAGATGGATCTTGCCATTGATGTGGTCCATGGCATACTCCACTATTTTGATTATGCCGGGATGGGCGCATCCTGTTGCTATTGTTAACCCTTTTTCTGTCTCCAGCACTAACGCCTGCTCTGCGATATAATCCGGACTGCACCTTCCCTTCATTTGGCCTGTTGTGTATATGCCGTCGGCAATCTTCATAAAGGAATTAACTTCTATCAAGTTGCACCCGTATGTTTTTGCTTTGTTCTTGAACTCCCGGCTGAAACCGGGGCAAACGTAAAGATCGAGTCCCGGCTTTCCCCGGAGTATGTTCCACAGTCCGCCTGTATGATCAAAGTGTTCGTGGGAAATAACAACCGTCTCTATGTCGTGAATCTTTACACCCATACGATCCATGTTGTTGAAAAGGCAGTCCGACTTCTCACCTGTGTCAAAAAGGATTCTGTTCCCGATAAGGTAGGAGACCCCCCAGCCTGCGAGAAATGTGCGGTTCAGTCTCTTACTGTCAAAAAGTATCTTAATCTCCATTTTATACCTTTCCTCTTCTTTTCAATGTGTCCCCGTCGCTGATAGGTTTGACGTACCTCTTCCGGCTTTCATAGACGGAAATGGCATTGAGACCGCCAAAAAGGTCTTTTATTTTAGATAATTCTTCCCTCCCGAGAGGCTCAACGCCGCAGGGCCTCAACGGAGTATTGATTTGTATCTCATCGGGACGAATGTCTTTTGCTATACATGCTATCTCTCCGGCATATTGTACATTTTCTTTCATGAACATAATCTGCAGCGCAAGCTTTCCCTGGAAATGCCTTTTAAATTCCTTTATCCCTTCCAGGATAGCATCAAATTCTATGCCCTGAAAAGGCCGATTTACTAATACGAAAGACCCCTGCGAGGAAGCATCCAGTTTAGCGATGACGAAATCGGCATACGATAACTCATCTCGAACGTCCTGCCTGTTCATCAGGGATGAGTTTGTGATCACGGCAATAGACTCACGCCTGAGCTTTTTTATGGCGTTTATCATAGACCCTAAATTCTTTGCCAGGGTGGGTTCGCCCCTTCCGGAGAAGGTGATATAATCTATGGGTATATCAGAAAGGGCACTTAATTCTTTTAGAATCTCTCCTTGTGGAATATATAGGTGCCGTGTAATAGTGGGTTTTTTTGTCTTTCCCAGCTGGCAATATATGCAATCGAAGCTGCATATCTTTTCCTTTTGTGAAAGTAAGTCTACCCCCAGGGAACTCCCCACGTAGCACAGCATTTCGCTCAATGCAAACCACCACGAGGAAGCGAACTGACCATTACAGCAGAGCACGATAATTTCCCTGTTCCTCGCATCACCAACAGCCTTGGAGGCTAAGGATTTGAGCTTTTCCGTATTCTCGAATGTACCATCCTTTTTAAATACGAGAGAATAGGGAAGATTTACCGCTCCCGG is a window of Pseudomonadota bacterium DNA encoding:
- a CDS encoding ZIP family metal transporter codes for the protein MALLSWIIMATLLGSIGAVVGASFVLLCSKVKSRALISSLVSYATGTLLGAAFLGMIPKALMLSSTLPTSATILFGILLFFLLEKSVIWRHCHDDNCEIHTRAGTLILFGDAFHNFVDGVVIAVAFMTDRSFGVATTVAVFAHEIPQEMGDFAILLESGYTRQKAFFYNLLSQAASLLGAVIAYFSLKT
- a CDS encoding rhodanese-like domain-containing protein yields the protein MKRHIIWFFVIVFIITESVATCMDDTIGPVVSTEWLQKNLDNPSVFVLDIRKVEDYKEGHIPGALSLTYAAWRTMENNLSCQLPYKDELSDTICSSGINADTYMVIVGNTDTERQLTNATRVAWTLKYAGVKRPAILDGGYKKWLSKNYPVTTDWVKRPKSNYKCKWNENVIANKEHVRARLGTAVIVDTRPERLYKGEASDPMLKRKGHIPGAVNLPYSLVFKKDGTFENTEKLKSLASKAVGDARNREIIVLCCNGQFASSWWFALSEMLCYVGSSLGVDLLSQKEKICSFDCIYCQLGKTKKPTITRHLYIPQGEILKELSALSDIPIDYITFSGRGEPTLAKNLGSMINAIKKLRRESIAVITNSSLMNRQDVRDELSYADFVIAKLDASSQGSFVLVNRPFQGIEFDAILEGIKEFKRHFQGKLALQIMFMKENVQYAGEIACIAKDIRPDEIQINTPLRPCGVEPLGREELSKIKDLFGGLNAISVYESRKRYVKPISDGDTLKRRGKV
- a CDS encoding MBL fold metallo-hydrolase → MEIKILFDSKRLNRTFLAGWGVSYLIGNRILFDTGEKSDCLFNNMDRMGVKIHDIETVVISHEHFDHTGGLWNILRGKPGLDLYVCPGFSREFKNKAKTYGCNLIEVNSFMKIADGIYTTGQMKGRCSPDYIAEQALVLETEKGLTIATGCAHPGIIKIVEYAMDHINGKIHLLMGGFHLLDEPINKIKHINEKFRQLDVEYVGPGHCTGEDAAKIFKESYKENFIDIKVGRTIEV
- a CDS encoding cation diffusion facilitator family transporter, with translation MESTNSHIESLKRGQRVALTATIAILLLAVAKFFTGYLFDSRILIADAFHSGVDVLAIFASWFGLWLASRKESARFPYGLYKAETFVTLVIGVLVVWAGFENLAEGYKKLFLLAPHHAFPVLPVLVSSISVAASYFVAKMEKETGVSINSGALLANASEAFLDIGTSLVVLAGILLAHAKIPYIEGSIVMLIALLIIRLGVKNVWKPVLILLDANLDPKLQAEIEEKISAVGGVKGVGDVKIRQSGPFKMVECNIATGPSVSVYKAHELADSIEDLVSRDYSQIESVFVHVEPVKQDTVSAIIPVSDISGLDSKIHGHFGRAPYFIILKLDNKGGAEIEDFYYNEFLGEKNRIHIGVRVIKAVIKHNLDLVFTPKIGEISFYMLKDNFIDIYRAETGSTVREVIERYRNSEIEPITVPHPAEESEVERQKADSQ